AAATTGCGTATTCCAACACGCGCGAAGTGGATGAGAACGAGCCTATAGCTGTAGAAGGCCTGATGATGCACCTGTTAGTAAAAGGATATCGCTATTGCCTGAAAGAGCACTTGTTTCAGGCGGTGCCCCATGGGCAGCAGGTGGAACATTAAATAACGCTGTGGCCGGCAACGGGTATAAATTAAAAACCGTCCGTTATACTTCATGCTAAGTATAACGGACGGTTTTTTTATTGAAGGCAAGACTTCCTATTTCCTGTCCTCGCGCTGCAGTTCCATATTGATGGCGACGCCAGCCTTGGCTCCTTCCGAGGCTGCCACAATCACCATTTGCATATCGCGGGCAGCATCGCCGGCCACAAAAAGCCCTGGAATATTAGCCTGCTGCAGGCGCTTGGTCTTTATTACGCCCTTGTTGGTAAACTCGCAGCCCAGCTGGCTCCCCAGGTCGGACTGCTGTTTGGCGCCCATCGAAAAGAACATGGCCTGCTGCGCGCGCTTTTCGCCGTTGCTCAGCACAATATGCTGCAGCATCCCTTTATCCCCTTCCAGCCGCAGAATACGGTCGGTGCATACTTTTACTTCGTTCCGGGCGAGCAGTTCCAGGTCCAGGCGCTGCAGTTTCTTGGTGCCATCGGTAAAAAGGGTCACATCGTCGCTCCAGGTCCTCATGGCCAGCGCCTGGCCTATGCCATCTCTGTTGATGCCATACACGGCAATGGCTTTGTCGCGGCTCTCCCAGCCATCGCAGTAAGGGCAGTGGTGCACGCTCTTTCCATACAAAGGCTCCAGGCCATCCAGCTGCGGCAGGTTATCTTTCAGGCCGGTAGCCAGCAGCAGCTTGCGCGAATGGTAAACGGTGCCTTCGGCATCGTTTACCACAAACTGGCCTTTGCTGTAGGTGGCCGACGCTACCTCAATTGGTTTTATTTCCACGGCATACCGGATCAGCTCCTCGCGCGCCAGCTGGATGAACTCGCGCGGATTTATACCATCGCGGGACAGGAATCCATTCATACTTTCGGCCCATCGGTTGCGCGGCTTTCCCCCGTCAAACACCACTACCTTTCTTCTCGATCGGCCCAGGAGCATTGCCGCGTTCAAACCGGCCGGCCCGCCTCCTATAATTATCACATCGTACATACCTTGGTCTTTTATTGCGACTTATGATAACGTAAGGGCCATATTTTTGATAGGCAGCTACCCCATAAAGTTGCACAGAAGAGGAGCGGATATATAAAGTAGTTTTTAAAATAGATTGAAAATCAGTGCAATATCACCTGGCTCGTATTGCTGGCGCGGGCAAACCGTTCGAGGGCTTTGACCGCTCGCTGGGTATACTTAGAGGCTGGCCAGAGAGCACCAGCCAGGCCTTTTTATACTTGCAGGAGGTGCTTTCTGCATTTTTCGACCCATTCTAAAAAATATTTGAAAAAAGGATTCGCTGCCGCTAAATCTGGTATTTATATTTGATATATTTGTTTACATATATCATCACCCTACATTAAATTCAGTTGCGTTTATGAAAAGCAAAATTCTAGCCTTATTAGGTGGTACATTGATTTCCGGCATGGCCATGGCCGGGGGATATCAGGTTAACCTGGCGAGCCAACGGCAAATAGGTATGGGCCACACGGGCACCGGTCTGGAAACAGGCACCGCCAGTATTTTCTTTAACCCGGGCGCGATGAGCTACATCCGCCAGAATGGGGTAACGGTAGGAGCCAGTGGCATTATATCTAAAATAGCTTACCGCGCCCCGGAGCCGGGTACCAGTACTGCTGAGGCTGATAACCCGCTGGGCACGCCCTTTCAGGTATACGGCGCTTATAAAGTAGACGAGCTGTTAACAGTTGGCCTGGGAATATACACGCCTTATGGCAGCACCGTGAAGTGGGGAGATGAGTGGAGTGGCCGCTTTGGCCTGAACCAACTGGAACTGCAGGCGATCTACATTCAGCCCACAGTAAGCTACAAGGTTACAGACAAATTAGGGATAGGCATCGGGTTTATTTATGCCATAGGCGGTGTAAACCTGCAGCGCAGCATTCCGGTGCAGAACCAGGCCGGTGAATATGGCAAGGCCGAGCTGGACGGTGGCGCCAGTGGCATGGGCATGAACGTGGGCGTATTCTATAAACCGACCGACAAACTATCGGTGGGCCTGAACTACCGCTCTAAAGTAGACATGGAAGTGAAAGAGGGCGATGTGACCTTCACCAATATCCCCGGCTCGCTGAGCAGCCGCTTCCCCGAAGGAACAGAATTTGATGCCAGGCTGCCTTTGCCTGCTACCCTGAGCCTGGGCGTTGGCTTTATGCCAACAGAGGCGCTGACGCTGGCTTTAGACATCAGCCGTGTGGGCTGGAGCGCGTACGAAAACCTGCGCTTCGACTATTCTCAGAACGTGAACGGCTCACCGACTTCCGTTAACGCCCGCAACTACGAGGATACATACATTTACCGTATCGGTGCCGAGTATAAAGTAGGCGAAGCCCTGGCCCTGCGCGGTGGTGCTTACTATGATAACTCACCAGTGCAGAATGGTTACCTGACCCCCGAAACGCCGGATGCCGACTCCCGCGGACTTTCTGCCGGGGTAGGCTACCAGGTATCCGAAAACCTCAGCGTGGATGCCTCCTTCCTTTACATCAACAAAAAGGAAAGAACAGACGCCTCTGACAAGTCTGGCGGCATTGGCGGTACTTACAAGTCTATCGCCTACATTCCGGGCATTGGTTTGAACTATACATTTTAATTTCTCCCAACGTATATGAAAAAGTATATTTATAAAACCGGTATGCTGGCCCTTTTTGCCGGTGTGCTGCTTACAAGCTGCGACCCGGAGATTGACGCCCCGAGCGCTTCGGCCGGGCAGGCCGATTTTACCAAGTATGTAGCCGTGGGCAACTCCCTGACGGCAGGTTATGCCGATGGCGGCCTGTACCGCGAAGGACAGCTGAACTCATACCCGGCCATACTTGCCGGGCAGTTTAAGCTGGCCGGTGGCGGCGAGTTTACGCAGCCCCTGTTTACCGAAGAGCAAAGCAACGGCTCGGGCTACCTGAAGTTTACCGGATTTGATCAGGCAGGATCGCCTATTCTGGAGCCGGTAAAAGATAAGCTGGCCATTCGTGGGCTGGGTGCCGATACTAAAACGCCTTTGTATACCGAGTACCTCGACGAGGTGAACAACCTGGGCGTGCCTGGCATCAAGATGGTGGATGTTACTACGGCTGGTTACGGCCTGAACAACCCGCTTGGCTTTAACCCTTATTATGAGCGCCTGATCGGCAACGATCCGCTGCCAACCAGCGGGTTTATGCCTTACGTAAGCAAAGTGGCCGCAACTAATCCTACCTTCTTTACCATGTGGTTGGGCAACAACGATGTGCTGGGCTTTGCTACCTCTGGTGGCGTGGCGGCTATTTCTGATGCTGCCAAGTTCCAGACCAGCCTGGATGCGATGGTAGCTGCCCTTACAGCAAATGGCGCCAAAGGAGCGATCATCAACATTCCGGACGTGACGGGCATTCCTTTCTTTACCACTAAAGCCACAGCGGCTATCATGGCCAAGGCTACGGCTGCTAAAACGGCGCTTTTCATCACTACTGCCGACGGCACGGTGCGCCCGGCTACTGCCGCCGACTTTGTGCTACTTACCTCTACGGTAGGTACGCCGGAGACTGTGGGCACAGCTACCATTCCGCATGGTTTTAGCCCTTACAACCCGCTGGCGAATAGTGAAGTGCTGGACGAAGTGGAGGTAACGGCTGTAAAGGCGGCTACCACCAATTTCAACAACATGCTTTCTACTGCCGCACAGGCCAAGAGCCTTGTTTATGTGGATATGAATGCCTTCTTCAACTCTATCCAGATGAAGGAGGGCAAAGCCACCCTGAACCTAAATGCGATCAGCTATTCTCCGGCGTTCATTTCCGGCAACCTGTTCTCGCTGGATGGCGTGCACCTGACGCCCCGGGGCTATGCTATTGTAGCCAACGAAATTATCCGCAACATCAACAACAAGTATGGCGCCCACGTGCCTACTGCTGACGAAACGCAATACCGCGCCGTACTTTTTCCGTAAGTACTACCAAAGTTTAAAGTATAAAAAAAGCACCTCAGTTTGGGGTGCTTTTTTTATGAATGAAATATTTAAATCCGCAGCGTAGCCCCATCTTCGCTGCCGTAAGTTACGCTCGCGCTAAACTTGCGACAGTAAGGGGTTCAGAAGACCTCGCGGCGTCCTCGGACCCGCGAGTGTCTATTGCCGAAAGCCCTTACAGCGTAGCCAGCCAGACACTCGCAGGAGCTGCGCACGCTGCGAGGTCTTAGTGCGCTTCCAGCCAGTTCTCGCCAACGCCCAGGCCCACTTCCATCGGCACGCTCAGGGGCAGCGCATTAGTCATGAGCTCTACAATTTTCGGCGTCACAATCTCCACTTCCTCCCTGGGGGCATCAAACAGAAGTTCGTCATGCACCTGCAGGATCATGCGCGTCTGCAGCTTTTCTTGTTGCAGGTAATCGTGGATGTTGATCATCGCGATCTTGATAATGTCGGCGGCAGTGCCTTGTATAGGCGCGTTGATGGCGTTGCGTTCGGCAAAGCCCCGGATGGTCTGATTGCGGGAGTTGATGTCGCGCAGAAAGCGGCGGCGGCCCAGCAGCGTTTCCACATACTCCTGCTCGCGGGCTTTGTCGATAGCCGAATCCATATACTCCTTTACAGCAGGGAACTCGGCAAAGTAAGCTTCAATAATATCGGCGGCTTCGCGGCGCGGAATGTGCAGGCGCTCGGCCAGGCCAAAGGCCGAAATGCCATAGATGATGCCGAAGTTGATGGTCTTGGCCTTGCGGCGCATTTCGGCATCCACCTTGTCGAGCGGCACGTGAAACACTTTGCTGGCCGTGGAGGCGTGGATATCCAGCCCATTCTTAAAGGCCTCCTTCATAGTAGGGTCACCACTGAAATCGGCCATAATGCGCAGCTCTATCTGCGAGTAGTCGGCTGAGATGATCAGGTGCTTGCTATTGCGCGGCACAAACGCTTTGCGGATCTCGCGGCCCCGCTCCGTGCGCACAGGTATGTTCTGAAGGTTGGGGTTGGTGGAGCTGAGGCGGCCCGTGGCGGTTACGGCCTGGTTAAAGGACGTATGTACCCGGTTGTCGAGCGAGCATACCAGCTGCGGCAGCGCATCCACATAAGTGGATTTGAGCTTTGTCAGTTCGCGGTGCTCCAGTATGAGGCGCACGATCTCGTGCTCCCCCGATAGCTTCGAGAGGATTTCTTCGCCGGTGGCATACTGGCCGGTTTTAGTCTTTTTGATCTTGGCTTTGCCATGCAGCTCCAGCTTGTCGAACAATACCTCGCCGAGTTGCTTGGGCGAGCCGATGTTGAACTGCTCGCCGGCCAGCTCAAAAATGCGTCGCTCCAGCTTGATGACCTCGCTCTCCAGCTGCATGGAAATATCGGCCAGGGCATTGGAGTCGATGCTGATGCCTTCTTTCTCGATTGCAGCCAGCACCGGCACCAGCGGTGTTTCCACCTCCCCGAAAAGCCTGGTCTGGTGCTGCTCCTGCAAGAGCGGCTCAAAATACTGCTTCAGCTGCAAGGTAATATCGGCATCCTCACAGGCATAGTCTTTTATTTCCTCTGGTGTCAGGTCGGCCATGGTCTTCTGGCCTTTGCCTTTTGGTCCGATCAATGCGGTGATCGGCACAGGGCTGTAGTTGAGGTAGGTTTCGGCCAGCACATCCATGTTGTGGCGCATTTCGGGCTCCAGCAGGTAATGGGCCAGCATGGTGTCAAAGATCGGGCCCTGCACCTCCACCTCATAGTTCTTCATCACCAGCATATCATACTTAATGTTCTGCCCTATTTTGGCAATGGTCTGGCTTTCGAGCACCGGCTTAAACTCCGCTACAATGCGCATGGCTTCTTCGCGGTCGTTTGGCGGCACGGGCACGTAGTAGGCCTCACCGGGCCGGTAGCAGAACGACATGCCCACCAGGTGCGCCGTGATGGCATCTATACTTGTCGTCTCCGTATCGAAGGAGACCTCATCCTGCCGGAGCAGGTATTTGACCAGGCGCTGGCGCAACTCGGGCGTATTAATGAGGTAATAGCTGTGAATAGTGGAGTGGATGGTCTGCATGGTTGCAGGTGCTTCCTCCACGTCGGCAACTTCGGCAGTAGGGGCAGCAGCAAAGCTAAACAGAGAGGTTTGTTGATGGTCTGCGGCTTTGCCTTTGCGGGCCGGCGTTACTTTGGCGCTGGCAGCGGCTCCCGGGGTTTGGCCCAGTACGCGCTGCGCCAGCTGCCGGAATTCCAGTTCGGCAAACAGCTCGGTCAGTTGCTCGATGTTGGGACCATCGTAGTGCAGGTGTTCTTCATTAAAGGCAATGGGCACGGTGCAATGGATGGTAGCCAGCTCTTTGGACAGCATGCCCTGCTCGGCAAAGTTGATGATGTTCTCCTTTTGCTTGCCCTTCAGCTGGTCGGCGTTGGCGATCAGGTTCTCTACCGAGCCAAAGCGCTGAATGAGCGATTTGGCTGTTTTCTCACCAATGCCCGGAATGCCCGGAATGTTGTCCACGGCATCGCCCTGCAGGCCTAGTATATCAATTACCTGCTCTACGCGCTCGATCTCCCATTTCTCCAGCACTTTCTGCACATCCAGAATATCGATGGCATTGCCCATAAAAGCCGGTTTATACACAAAGACGTGCTCGGTTACCAGCTGGCAATAGTCCTTGTCGGGCGTCA
This window of the Pontibacter liquoris genome carries:
- a CDS encoding NAD(P)/FAD-dependent oxidoreductase, which produces MYDVIIIGGGPAGLNAAMLLGRSRRKVVVFDGGKPRNRWAESMNGFLSRDGINPREFIQLAREELIRYAVEIKPIEVASATYSKGQFVVNDAEGTVYHSRKLLLATGLKDNLPQLDGLEPLYGKSVHHCPYCDGWESRDKAIAVYGINRDGIGQALAMRTWSDDVTLFTDGTKKLQRLDLELLARNEVKVCTDRILRLEGDKGMLQHIVLSNGEKRAQQAMFFSMGAKQQSDLGSQLGCEFTNKGVIKTKRLQQANIPGLFVAGDAARDMQMVIVAASEGAKAGVAINMELQREDRK
- a CDS encoding OmpP1/FadL family transporter, producing MKSKILALLGGTLISGMAMAGGYQVNLASQRQIGMGHTGTGLETGTASIFFNPGAMSYIRQNGVTVGASGIISKIAYRAPEPGTSTAEADNPLGTPFQVYGAYKVDELLTVGLGIYTPYGSTVKWGDEWSGRFGLNQLELQAIYIQPTVSYKVTDKLGIGIGFIYAIGGVNLQRSIPVQNQAGEYGKAELDGGASGMGMNVGVFYKPTDKLSVGLNYRSKVDMEVKEGDVTFTNIPGSLSSRFPEGTEFDARLPLPATLSLGVGFMPTEALTLALDISRVGWSAYENLRFDYSQNVNGSPTSVNARNYEDTYIYRIGAEYKVGEALALRGGAYYDNSPVQNGYLTPETPDADSRGLSAGVGYQVSENLSVDASFLYINKKERTDASDKSGGIGGTYKSIAYIPGIGLNYTF
- a CDS encoding SGNH/GDSL hydrolase family protein, translating into MKKYIYKTGMLALFAGVLLTSCDPEIDAPSASAGQADFTKYVAVGNSLTAGYADGGLYREGQLNSYPAILAGQFKLAGGGEFTQPLFTEEQSNGSGYLKFTGFDQAGSPILEPVKDKLAIRGLGADTKTPLYTEYLDEVNNLGVPGIKMVDVTTAGYGLNNPLGFNPYYERLIGNDPLPTSGFMPYVSKVAATNPTFFTMWLGNNDVLGFATSGGVAAISDAAKFQTSLDAMVAALTANGAKGAIINIPDVTGIPFFTTKATAAIMAKATAAKTALFITTADGTVRPATAADFVLLTSTVGTPETVGTATIPHGFSPYNPLANSEVLDEVEVTAVKAATTNFNNMLSTAAQAKSLVYVDMNAFFNSIQMKEGKATLNLNAISYSPAFISGNLFSLDGVHLTPRGYAIVANEIIRNINNKYGAHVPTADETQYRAVLFP
- the polA gene encoding DNA polymerase I is translated as MSEPRKKLFLLDALALIYRAHFAFSKNPRINSKGMNTGAALGFTNTLVEVLQKEQPTHIGVAFDSAAKTFRHDNFAEYKANRQAQPEDISIAIPYCKKIVEAFNIPVLILDGYEADDIIGTMACQAEKAGFDVYMMTPDKDYCQLVTEHVFVYKPAFMGNAIDILDVQKVLEKWEIERVEQVIDILGLQGDAVDNIPGIPGIGEKTAKSLIQRFGSVENLIANADQLKGKQKENIINFAEQGMLSKELATIHCTVPIAFNEEHLHYDGPNIEQLTELFAELEFRQLAQRVLGQTPGAAASAKVTPARKGKAADHQQTSLFSFAAAPTAEVADVEEAPATMQTIHSTIHSYYLINTPELRQRLVKYLLRQDEVSFDTETTSIDAITAHLVGMSFCYRPGEAYYVPVPPNDREEAMRIVAEFKPVLESQTIAKIGQNIKYDMLVMKNYEVEVQGPIFDTMLAHYLLEPEMRHNMDVLAETYLNYSPVPITALIGPKGKGQKTMADLTPEEIKDYACEDADITLQLKQYFEPLLQEQHQTRLFGEVETPLVPVLAAIEKEGISIDSNALADISMQLESEVIKLERRIFELAGEQFNIGSPKQLGEVLFDKLELHGKAKIKKTKTGQYATGEEILSKLSGEHEIVRLILEHRELTKLKSTYVDALPQLVCSLDNRVHTSFNQAVTATGRLSSTNPNLQNIPVRTERGREIRKAFVPRNSKHLIISADYSQIELRIMADFSGDPTMKEAFKNGLDIHASTASKVFHVPLDKVDAEMRRKAKTINFGIIYGISAFGLAERLHIPRREAADIIEAYFAEFPAVKEYMDSAIDKAREQEYVETLLGRRRFLRDINSRNQTIRGFAERNAINAPIQGTAADIIKIAMINIHDYLQQEKLQTRMILQVHDELLFDAPREEVEIVTPKIVELMTNALPLSVPMEVGLGVGENWLEAH